One segment of Erigeron canadensis isolate Cc75 chromosome 2, C_canadensis_v1, whole genome shotgun sequence DNA contains the following:
- the LOC122588840 gene encoding calvin cycle protein CP12-3, chloroplastic-like, translating to MEMSCINFPLSSRSITQSHTNLLIRIPPTISTTRRRITVVRNGIGDGSAKKYKGTQMRVKKLNELIEAKVVEATEICNGNRDSDECKVAWDEVEEVSQAKADLRRKLDENKDPLQSFCEEHPETDECRIYED from the coding sequence ATGGAGATGAGCTGCATCAACTTTCCTTTGTCTTCCAGATCCATCACACAATCTCATACCAACCTCCTGATCCGTATTCCACCAACAATAAGTACAACACGACGTCGTATAACGGTTGTAAGAAACGGAATCGGGGATGGATCAGCAAAAAAGTACAAAGGAACACAAATGAGAGTAAAAAAGCTAAACGAACTCATCGAAGCCAAAGTGGTTGAAGCCACCGAAATTTGCAACGGAAACCGTGATAGCGACGAATGTAAGGTGGCGTGGGATGAAGTGGAAGAAGTCAGCCAAGCCAAAGCTGATCTCCGCCGAAAACTTGATGAAAATAAGGATCCGTTGCAGTCGTTTTGTGAGGAACATCCCGAGACTGACGAGTGTCGGATTTATGAAGATTGA
- the LOC122589312 gene encoding uncharacterized protein LOC122589312 isoform X1, which produces MYGGSSKLSGGRGRGNAVGPIKRNIHSTFQPSSVQRPSSAAGGGGRGGHRNRSNTPATAPTVTVSSTADESFSLVRSNPLNFGMIIKLSPVLVDEIKRLESQGGSARIKFDSSAKNLSGNVIDVGGKVFRFTWSQETGDLCDIYEERRGGENGDGLLVESGGAWRKVNVQRELDDSVQNHVKMRTVEAERKHKSRKAIVLDHGNPSMKKALAAAEVNNSRKGSSYKQKKEPPFKKMKAESSSAVIPPKSGGKGGLFSSTPSKVKASPSPLPLLSTPDQFGAPLSPLRNSKNSKLHANREDTILTQSSKDPGSTSEKEMLSRFPAGGVQNKPGSNERLGNKPTDLQGLLISLLMEKPQGMNIKALEKAIGETVPKSVKQIEPVLKKIAVFQTPGRYVLKPDVDLESFKKTFSEIGSSPENSNYYREAPAAEPNVSLKPNDVKEFEEPSHLISEPHEEFNTLEKVDIDQISPGVLKEKIPDNNEGPAASSSGSDSDSESDSSDSGSDSRSPAGSGSGSSSDSESDASANSKEGSDEDVDIMSDDDKQPNEKLLQSSMVDEKDDGHGSDLAELEKDLFGDNQEADMHLTNSYPDRGMNSYADETANLFNNHLDYQQSEAHDHSRKVASENLFKRGSVETHFDMNEDAKRLKSDNWPQPAFSRSPDGTSDGLFKGIANQLKDRNVRDISDYDNNKVENREFHRNYVSDSPRSGPISIDLNAHANAPADFDNMFGYSERDLQGYDDFNMQRDSKANKDTRDEDGHYKGRRPPKSSGGKHSGSRQKKHNSSVGKFKESGLVSISQNKDLPIDLKKSPVINGRGPTLRRELSDLEMGELRENLHEEASGVKKRFEKNNSFKQSEKLSSSDYWNMDESKGKFVGRASLDPPKASPFQSGIGMSGIQQSLPKKAAPENHVDDYTRLNGKPISKVDHPKVGSQQSRGRHHDAGAKQGIGSEGYTDSQRKVSVGPPHNHEKQVASLMTKDKKRHKSKDLKEKRKDFWPIDKRKEMESCSNDSIASYIKYEKEEPELKGPIRDLPQYNEYVQEYREKYDIYHALNKVLESYRNEFQTFGRDLELAKGTDDDRYNKVLEQLMESYRQCGMKHKRLKKIFVILHHELQHLKEMIRDFADKQTKG; this is translated from the exons ATGTACGGCGGCTCCAGTAAACTCTCCGGCGGCCGCGGTCGTGGCAACGCCGTCGGTCCTATTAAACGCAACATACACTCCACCTTCCAACCGTCTTCCGTTCAACGTCCATCCTCCGCCGCCGGTGGTGGTGGTCGTGGCGGTCACCGTAACCGTAGCAATACCCCTGCCACTGCCCCTACCGTAACAGTCTCCTCCACAGCTGATGAAAGTTTTAGCTTAGTTCGTAGTAATCCTTTGAATTTCGGTATGATTATTAAGCTTTCTCCTGTTCTCGTTGATGAAATAAAGCGTCTCGAATCGCAAGGCGGTTCCGCCAGGATTAAATTTGACTCTAGTGCTAAAAATCTATCTGGAAAT GTTATTGATGTTGGAGGTAAGGTGTTCAGGTTCACATGGTCACAAGAAACAGGTGACTTATGCGATATATACGAGGAACGTCGGGGTGGTGAGAATGGAGATGGATTACTTGTGGAATCTGGAGGTGCTTGGCGGAAGGTGAATGTGCAACGTGAATTAGATGACTCGGTTCAAAACCATGTGAAAATGCGGACAGTGGAAGCAGAACGCAAACACAAATCACGCAA AGCCATTGTTCTAGACCATGGAAATCCATCCATGAAGAAGGCCTTAGCTGCTGCTGAAG TAAATAATTCACGGAAAGGGTCATCAtacaaacaaaagaaagaacCCCCTTTTAAAAAGATGAAAGCTGAATCTTCTTCAG CAGTAATCCCTCCTAAATCTGGTGGAAAAGGCGGGTTGTTCTCATCAACTCCTTCCAAAGTCAAGGCTTCACCTTCACCATTACCATTATTGTCTACGCCTGATCAATTCGGTGCCCCATTGTCCCCACTTAGAAATAGCAAGAATAGTAAATTACATGCAAACAGAGAagatactattttgactcagtCTAGTAAAGATCCTGGTAGCACATCCGAGAAAGAAATGCTTAGCAGATTTCCTGCTGGTGGTGTACAAAATAAACCAGGGAGCAATGAAAGATTGGGAAATAAACCTACTGACTTGCAAGGTTTGCTAATTTCTCTTTTAATGGAGAAGCCGCAGGGGATGAACATCAAG GCTCTGGAGAAAGCTATTGGAGAGACCGTTCCCAAATCTGTGAAGCAAATTGAGCCCGTCTTGAAAAAA ATTGCTGTTTTCCAGACTCCAGGAAGATATGTTTTGAAACCTGATGTCGATTTAGAAAGTTTTAAGAAAACTTTTTCTGAAATTGGAAG TTCCCCGGAGAACAGTAATTACTACAGAGAAGCACCTGCTGCTGAACCTAACGTTTCCTTGAAACCCAACGATGTGAAAGAATTTGAAGAACCATCTCACCTAATTTCTGAACCTCATGAAGAATTCAACACGTTAGAAAAGGTTGATATTGATCAGATTTCCCCAGgagtattaaaagaaaaaatcccTGACAATAATGAAGGGCCTGCAGCCAGTTCTAGTGGAAGTGACAGTGACAGTGAAAGTGACAGCAGCGACAGTGGAAGTGACAGCAGAAGTCCTGCTGGAAGTGGCAGTGGAAGTAGCAGTGATAGTGAAAGCGATGCTTCTGCTAACAGCAAAGAGGGGTCTGATGAAGATGTAGATATTATGAGTGATGATGACAAACAGCCCAATGAGAAGTTATTACAGTCCAGTATGGttgatgaaaaagatgatgGACATGGCTCTGATCTGGCAGAGCTTGAGAAAGATTTGTTTGGAGATAACCAGGAAGCTGATATGCATTTAACCAACTCATACCCAGATAGAGGTATGAATAGCTATGCCGATGAGACTGCAAATCTCTTCAATAATCATCTTGACTATCAACAGAGTGAAGCTCATGATCATTCTAGAAAAGTCGCATCAGAAAATTTGTTCAAAAGGGGATCTGTTGAGACTCATTTTGATATGAATGAAGATGCAAAAAGATTAAAATCAGACAACTGGCCTCAACCAGCATTCTCTAGATCTCCTGACGGGACCAGTGATGGTCTTTTCAAGGGAATTGCCAATCAATTGAAAGACAGAAATGTTAGGGATATTTCtgattatgataataataaagttgaGAATCGTGAATTCCATAGAAACTATGTTTCAGATTCCCCAAGATCAGGCCCAATATCAATTGATTTAAATGCCCATGCAAATGCCCCTGCCGACTTTGACAACATGTTTGGGTACTCTGAAAGGGATTTACAAGGGTACGATGACTTTAATATGCAAAGAGATAGTAAAGCTAACAAAGATACACGAGATGAAGATGGTCATTACAAGGGTAGAAGACCTCCAAAGAGTTCTGGAGGAAAACATTCAGGCTCTCGTCAAAAGAAACATAACAGTAGTGTTGGGAAGTTTAAGGAATCAGGATTAGTATCGATATCACAGAATAAGGATTTGCCCATTGACTTGAAAAAGTCACCTGTAATAAATGGGCGTGGGCCTACACTTAGAAGAGAGCTCTCAGATTTAGAAATGGGTGAACTTCGTGAGAACTTACATGAAGAAGCCTCTGGGGTTAAAAAGCGTTTTGagaaaaataattcctttaagcAGTCTGAGAAATTATCAAGTTCAGATTACTGGAATATGGATGAAAGTAAAGGAAAGTTTGTTGGAAGAGCAAGTCTAGATCCTCCAAAGGCGTCTCCATTTCAGTCTGGCATTGGCATGTCTGGCATTCAGCAGAGCCTACCTAAAAAGGCTGCTCCTGAGAATCATGTTGATGATTATACAAGGCTAAATGGCAAGCCCATTTCAAAAGTAGATCATCCCAAAGTGGGGTCACAGCAAAGTAGAGGAAGACATCATGATGCTGGGGCAAAGCAGGGGATTGGTTCGGAGGGGTACACGGACAGTCAAAGGAAAGTGTCAGTGGGTCCACCACATAACCATGAGAAACAAGTAGCTTCTCTTATGACAAAAGATAAGAAAAGGCACAAGTCTaaagatttaaaagaaaaaaggaaagattTCTGGCCAATAGATAAGAGAAAGGAAATGGAGTCTTGTTCAAATGATAGTATTGCTTCATATATCAAATATGAGAAGGAGGAGCCAGAGTTGAAAGGACCGATAAGAGATCTCCCGCA GTACAATGAATATGTGCAGGAGTATCGTGAGAAGTATGATATCTACCACGCTTTGAACAAGGTTTTAGAGTCTTACAG GAAtgaatttcaaacttttggacgGGACCTCGAGCTTGCTAAAGGAACGGATGATGATAGATATAACAAAGTACTGGAGCAGTTAATGGAATCCTATCGCCAGTGTGGAATG AAACATAAACGGCTGAAGAAGATATTTGTTATACTTCATCATGAACTACAG CATTTGAAAGAGATGATTAGAGACTTTGCGGACAAACAAACGAAAGGATGA
- the LOC122589312 gene encoding uncharacterized protein LOC122589312 isoform X2: MYGGSSKLSGGRGRGNAVGPIKRNIHSTFQPSSVQRPSSAAGGGGRGGHRNRSNTPATAPTVTVSSTADESFSLVRSNPLNFGMIIKLSPVLVDEIKRLESQGGSARIKFDSSAKNLSGNVIDVGGKVFRFTWSQETGDLCDIYEERRGGENGDGLLVESGGAWRKVNVQRELDDSVQNHVKMRTVEAERKHKSRKAIVLDHGNPSMKKALAAAEVNNSRKGSSYKQKKEPPFKKMKAESSSVIPPKSGGKGGLFSSTPSKVKASPSPLPLLSTPDQFGAPLSPLRNSKNSKLHANREDTILTQSSKDPGSTSEKEMLSRFPAGGVQNKPGSNERLGNKPTDLQGLLISLLMEKPQGMNIKALEKAIGETVPKSVKQIEPVLKKIAVFQTPGRYVLKPDVDLESFKKTFSEIGSSPENSNYYREAPAAEPNVSLKPNDVKEFEEPSHLISEPHEEFNTLEKVDIDQISPGVLKEKIPDNNEGPAASSSGSDSDSESDSSDSGSDSRSPAGSGSGSSSDSESDASANSKEGSDEDVDIMSDDDKQPNEKLLQSSMVDEKDDGHGSDLAELEKDLFGDNQEADMHLTNSYPDRGMNSYADETANLFNNHLDYQQSEAHDHSRKVASENLFKRGSVETHFDMNEDAKRLKSDNWPQPAFSRSPDGTSDGLFKGIANQLKDRNVRDISDYDNNKVENREFHRNYVSDSPRSGPISIDLNAHANAPADFDNMFGYSERDLQGYDDFNMQRDSKANKDTRDEDGHYKGRRPPKSSGGKHSGSRQKKHNSSVGKFKESGLVSISQNKDLPIDLKKSPVINGRGPTLRRELSDLEMGELRENLHEEASGVKKRFEKNNSFKQSEKLSSSDYWNMDESKGKFVGRASLDPPKASPFQSGIGMSGIQQSLPKKAAPENHVDDYTRLNGKPISKVDHPKVGSQQSRGRHHDAGAKQGIGSEGYTDSQRKVSVGPPHNHEKQVASLMTKDKKRHKSKDLKEKRKDFWPIDKRKEMESCSNDSIASYIKYEKEEPELKGPIRDLPQYNEYVQEYREKYDIYHALNKVLESYRNEFQTFGRDLELAKGTDDDRYNKVLEQLMESYRQCGMKHKRLKKIFVILHHELQHLKEMIRDFADKQTKG, encoded by the exons ATGTACGGCGGCTCCAGTAAACTCTCCGGCGGCCGCGGTCGTGGCAACGCCGTCGGTCCTATTAAACGCAACATACACTCCACCTTCCAACCGTCTTCCGTTCAACGTCCATCCTCCGCCGCCGGTGGTGGTGGTCGTGGCGGTCACCGTAACCGTAGCAATACCCCTGCCACTGCCCCTACCGTAACAGTCTCCTCCACAGCTGATGAAAGTTTTAGCTTAGTTCGTAGTAATCCTTTGAATTTCGGTATGATTATTAAGCTTTCTCCTGTTCTCGTTGATGAAATAAAGCGTCTCGAATCGCAAGGCGGTTCCGCCAGGATTAAATTTGACTCTAGTGCTAAAAATCTATCTGGAAAT GTTATTGATGTTGGAGGTAAGGTGTTCAGGTTCACATGGTCACAAGAAACAGGTGACTTATGCGATATATACGAGGAACGTCGGGGTGGTGAGAATGGAGATGGATTACTTGTGGAATCTGGAGGTGCTTGGCGGAAGGTGAATGTGCAACGTGAATTAGATGACTCGGTTCAAAACCATGTGAAAATGCGGACAGTGGAAGCAGAACGCAAACACAAATCACGCAA AGCCATTGTTCTAGACCATGGAAATCCATCCATGAAGAAGGCCTTAGCTGCTGCTGAAG TAAATAATTCACGGAAAGGGTCATCAtacaaacaaaagaaagaacCCCCTTTTAAAAAGATGAAAGCTGAATCTTCTTCAG TAATCCCTCCTAAATCTGGTGGAAAAGGCGGGTTGTTCTCATCAACTCCTTCCAAAGTCAAGGCTTCACCTTCACCATTACCATTATTGTCTACGCCTGATCAATTCGGTGCCCCATTGTCCCCACTTAGAAATAGCAAGAATAGTAAATTACATGCAAACAGAGAagatactattttgactcagtCTAGTAAAGATCCTGGTAGCACATCCGAGAAAGAAATGCTTAGCAGATTTCCTGCTGGTGGTGTACAAAATAAACCAGGGAGCAATGAAAGATTGGGAAATAAACCTACTGACTTGCAAGGTTTGCTAATTTCTCTTTTAATGGAGAAGCCGCAGGGGATGAACATCAAG GCTCTGGAGAAAGCTATTGGAGAGACCGTTCCCAAATCTGTGAAGCAAATTGAGCCCGTCTTGAAAAAA ATTGCTGTTTTCCAGACTCCAGGAAGATATGTTTTGAAACCTGATGTCGATTTAGAAAGTTTTAAGAAAACTTTTTCTGAAATTGGAAG TTCCCCGGAGAACAGTAATTACTACAGAGAAGCACCTGCTGCTGAACCTAACGTTTCCTTGAAACCCAACGATGTGAAAGAATTTGAAGAACCATCTCACCTAATTTCTGAACCTCATGAAGAATTCAACACGTTAGAAAAGGTTGATATTGATCAGATTTCCCCAGgagtattaaaagaaaaaatcccTGACAATAATGAAGGGCCTGCAGCCAGTTCTAGTGGAAGTGACAGTGACAGTGAAAGTGACAGCAGCGACAGTGGAAGTGACAGCAGAAGTCCTGCTGGAAGTGGCAGTGGAAGTAGCAGTGATAGTGAAAGCGATGCTTCTGCTAACAGCAAAGAGGGGTCTGATGAAGATGTAGATATTATGAGTGATGATGACAAACAGCCCAATGAGAAGTTATTACAGTCCAGTATGGttgatgaaaaagatgatgGACATGGCTCTGATCTGGCAGAGCTTGAGAAAGATTTGTTTGGAGATAACCAGGAAGCTGATATGCATTTAACCAACTCATACCCAGATAGAGGTATGAATAGCTATGCCGATGAGACTGCAAATCTCTTCAATAATCATCTTGACTATCAACAGAGTGAAGCTCATGATCATTCTAGAAAAGTCGCATCAGAAAATTTGTTCAAAAGGGGATCTGTTGAGACTCATTTTGATATGAATGAAGATGCAAAAAGATTAAAATCAGACAACTGGCCTCAACCAGCATTCTCTAGATCTCCTGACGGGACCAGTGATGGTCTTTTCAAGGGAATTGCCAATCAATTGAAAGACAGAAATGTTAGGGATATTTCtgattatgataataataaagttgaGAATCGTGAATTCCATAGAAACTATGTTTCAGATTCCCCAAGATCAGGCCCAATATCAATTGATTTAAATGCCCATGCAAATGCCCCTGCCGACTTTGACAACATGTTTGGGTACTCTGAAAGGGATTTACAAGGGTACGATGACTTTAATATGCAAAGAGATAGTAAAGCTAACAAAGATACACGAGATGAAGATGGTCATTACAAGGGTAGAAGACCTCCAAAGAGTTCTGGAGGAAAACATTCAGGCTCTCGTCAAAAGAAACATAACAGTAGTGTTGGGAAGTTTAAGGAATCAGGATTAGTATCGATATCACAGAATAAGGATTTGCCCATTGACTTGAAAAAGTCACCTGTAATAAATGGGCGTGGGCCTACACTTAGAAGAGAGCTCTCAGATTTAGAAATGGGTGAACTTCGTGAGAACTTACATGAAGAAGCCTCTGGGGTTAAAAAGCGTTTTGagaaaaataattcctttaagcAGTCTGAGAAATTATCAAGTTCAGATTACTGGAATATGGATGAAAGTAAAGGAAAGTTTGTTGGAAGAGCAAGTCTAGATCCTCCAAAGGCGTCTCCATTTCAGTCTGGCATTGGCATGTCTGGCATTCAGCAGAGCCTACCTAAAAAGGCTGCTCCTGAGAATCATGTTGATGATTATACAAGGCTAAATGGCAAGCCCATTTCAAAAGTAGATCATCCCAAAGTGGGGTCACAGCAAAGTAGAGGAAGACATCATGATGCTGGGGCAAAGCAGGGGATTGGTTCGGAGGGGTACACGGACAGTCAAAGGAAAGTGTCAGTGGGTCCACCACATAACCATGAGAAACAAGTAGCTTCTCTTATGACAAAAGATAAGAAAAGGCACAAGTCTaaagatttaaaagaaaaaaggaaagattTCTGGCCAATAGATAAGAGAAAGGAAATGGAGTCTTGTTCAAATGATAGTATTGCTTCATATATCAAATATGAGAAGGAGGAGCCAGAGTTGAAAGGACCGATAAGAGATCTCCCGCA GTACAATGAATATGTGCAGGAGTATCGTGAGAAGTATGATATCTACCACGCTTTGAACAAGGTTTTAGAGTCTTACAG GAAtgaatttcaaacttttggacgGGACCTCGAGCTTGCTAAAGGAACGGATGATGATAGATATAACAAAGTACTGGAGCAGTTAATGGAATCCTATCGCCAGTGTGGAATG AAACATAAACGGCTGAAGAAGATATTTGTTATACTTCATCATGAACTACAG CATTTGAAAGAGATGATTAGAGACTTTGCGGACAAACAAACGAAAGGATGA
- the LOC122587380 gene encoding ubiquitin carboxyl-terminal hydrolase 6-like → MPTVSVKWQKELYPAVEIDTTQPPYVFKCQLYDLTGVPPERQKIMMKGHGLLKDDSDWSKLGVKEGQKIMMMGTADEIVKAPEKGPVFMEDLPEEEQAVAVGHSAGLFNLGNTCYMNSTMQCLHSVPELKSALIDYPQAGRSGDLDQSSHLLTVATRDLFSELDKNVKPVAPMQFWMVLRKKYPQFGQLHNGSFMQQDAEECWTQILYTLSQALRSPNSSVNHDTVKELFGIDLVSRVHCAESGEDSSETESIYALKCHISHEVNHLHEGLKHGLKSELEKASPSLGRSAVYVKDSRINGLPKYLTIQFVRFFWKRESNQKAKILRKVDYPLELDIFDLCSDDLRKKLEAPRQKLRDEDGRKAGLKLKEKKSASVDNDVKMSDAEPSNASEESSKATPVEGLASDKNEQLTGVYDLVAVLTHKGRSADSGHYVAWVKQENGKWIQFDDDNPIPQKEEDITKLSGGGDWHMAYICMYKARTIAM, encoded by the exons ATGCCGACAG TGAGTGTAAAATGGCAAAAAGAGCTATACCCGGCAGTGGAGATAGATACAACCCAGCCTCCATATGTTTTCAAGTGTCAGCTGTATGATCTCACAGGGGTACCACCTGAAAGACAAAAGATAATGATGAAGGGTCATGGATTACTAAAG GATGACTCTGATTGGTCGAAGTTGGGGGTGAAAGAG ggtcaaaaaataatgatgatggGAACTGCTGATGAGATCGTAAAGGCTCCAGAGAAGGGCCCTGTTTTTATGGAAGATCTTCCAGAAGAAGAACAGGCAGTTGCTGTG GGTCATTCAGCTGGATTATTTAACCTGGGGAATACTTGTTACATGAATTCCACCATGCAATGCCTGCATTCTGTCCCAGAGCTTAAATCTGCATTGATCGA CTATCCACAGGCTGGTAGAAGTGGTGATTTGGATCAGTCTTCTCATCTATTGACTGTTGCGACACGAGACTTATTTAGTGAGCTTGACAAGAATGTCAAGCCAGTTGCACCAATGCAGTTTTGGATG GTATTGCGGAAAAAGTACCCTCAATTTGGTCAGCTGCATAATGGGTCCTTCATGCAACAG GATGCTGAAGAATGTTGGACGCAGATTTTGTATACTCTTTCTCAGGCCCTTAGATCACCAAATTCCAG TGTGAATCATGATACAGTGAAGGAACTTTTTGGCATTGACCTTGTCAGCAG GGTGCATTGTGCAGAAAGTGGTGAAGATAGTTCAGAGACAGAATCAATATACGCTCTTAAATGCCACATATCGCATGAAGTGAATCACTTGCATGAGGGGCTAAAGCAT GGGCTGAAATCAGAGCTAGAAAAGGCTTCTCCTTCTCTAGGACGCAGTGCCGTTTATGTGAAGGATTCCCGCATCAATGGATTGCCAAA GTACTTGACTATTCAGTTTGTTCGATTTTTCTGGAAGAGGGAATCTAATCAGAAAGCAAAGATTTTGAGG AAAGTGGATTATCCATTGGAGCTGGATATCTTTGATCTTTGTTCAGACGACCTTCGAAAAAAGCTGGAAGCTCCTCGTCAG AAATTAAGAGATGAGGATGGTAGAAAGGCTGGTTTGAAACTCAAAGAAAAGAAATCTGCTTCGGTGGACAATGATGTTAAGATGTCGGATGCGGAG CCATCAAATGCAAGCGAAGAATCATCTAAAGCCACTCCTGTGGAAG GTCTCGCATCTGATAAAAATGAGCAGTTGACTGGAGTGTATGATTTGGTAGCCGTTTTGACTCATAAAGGCCGAAGTGCAGATTCAGGTCATTATGTTGCTTGGGTCAAGCAAGAAAACG GCAAATGGATTCAATTCGATGATGATAATCCAATCCCACAAAAGGAAGAAGATATAACAAAACTTTCTGGAGGAG GTGATTGGCATATGGCTTACATTTGCATGTACAAGGCTCGTACCATTGCCATGTAA
- the LOC122586796 gene encoding uncharacterized protein LOC122586796, with protein sequence MADNNTNNQEVENNNQHKTYLVFLNIMSKRRTWVFLFLFVYTILLSSSWNLLKSILSWYRTTTSQTSTTWPAIYASVALGVMFGLLSMAAALAVAVPATVVTWISVLVLLTFFGKPRKSLVVEGKKLTSEITRTVGKILIKEGNLVAAVCAILGYFLLVTTNSGSATSPQD encoded by the coding sequence ATGGCTGATAATAATACTAACAACCAAGAAGTAGAAAATAATAATCAACATAAAACATATCTAGTATTCTTAAACATCATGAGCAAACGTCGTACATGGGTGTTTTTATTCTTATTCGTATACACAAtcttattatcatcatcatggAACCTCTTAAAATCAATACTCTCATGGTACCGTACCACTACTTCACAGACATCCACCACGTGGCCTGCGATCTACGCCTCCGTGGCATTAGGTGTAATGTTTGGCCTCCTATCGATGGCCGCTGCTTTAGCTGTGGCTGTTCCTGCGACAGTGGTGACGTGGATATCAGTTTTGGTGTTGTTGACTTTTTTTGGGAAACCAAGAAAGTCTTTGGTTGTTGAAGGCAAGAAATTGACGTCTGAGATCACAAGGACGGTCGGAAAGATTTTGATCAAAGAAGGAAATTTGGTTGCTGCTGTTTGTGCTATTTTGGGTTACTTTTTACTTGTTACAACTAATAGTGGTAGTGCAACTAGTCCACAAGATtag